From the Lolium rigidum isolate FL_2022 chromosome 2, APGP_CSIRO_Lrig_0.1, whole genome shotgun sequence genome, one window contains:
- the LOC124690027 gene encoding probable BOI-related E3 ubiquitin-protein ligase 3 — translation MAVNSQRLRQMILGTGHHQPAPAPAWLSFNQVGTSNTTVMPTSYAVAVPNQQGSQSSYMVTPPLPPTPPVGGQDQYTEFLALAAVDLAKRGATLQGTMRSHEMVAGYKRKRDEQLVPVLGAHHGQQQQTILVDDLLLNHASKLWEALAKQRQRHMRVITSAVEDRAAKRLKAKDEEMKSIWVRNQALQDQLRVLQREAQAWYNIVRSKEAAANVLRGDLQRVLAQVVPGRGVDDTNSCCWGDNQVAFHGDNENEVSKPEAATSIRRCKGCGQGKSMELLLPCRHLCMCVPCAATARVCPVCGCAKTSSICVNLS, via the exons ATGGCAGTCAACTCGCAGCGCCTACGCCAGATGATACTCGGCACCGGCCACCACCAGCCTGCGCCTGCTCCAGCTTGGCTTAGTTTCAATCAGGTGGGTACCTCCAACACCACTGTTATGCCTACGAGTTATGCAGTAGCGGTTCCCAACCAGCAGGGATCCCAGTCGTCGTACATGGTCACGCCTCCACTGCCTCCTACACCGCCGGTGGGAGGGCAGGACCAGTACACTGAGTTCCTCGCGCTGGCTGCAGTCGACCTGGCAAAGAGGGGCGCCACGCTACAGGGTACGATGCGTTCGCACGAAATGGTCGCTGGCTATAAGAGGAAGCGCGATGAGCAGTTGGTCCCAGTGCTTGGCGCGCACCACGGGCAGCAGCAACAGACCATTCTCGTCGATGACCTCCTGCTCAACCAT GCATCCAAGTTGTGGGAGGCTCTTGCGAAGCAGAGGCAGAGGCACATGAGGGTGATTACCTCAGCCGTGGAGGACAGGGCGGCTAAGCGGCTCAAGGCCAAGGATGAGGAGATGAAGTCTATCTGGGTCAGGAACCAGGCACTCCAGGACCAGCTCAGGGTTCTCCAGAGGGAGGCCCAGGCGTGGTACAACATCGTCAGGTCAAAGGAGGCGGCTGCCAACGTGCTCCGCGGCGACCTGCAGCGTGTGCTCGCGCAGGTTGTCCCTGGCCGTGGTGTTGATGATACTAATTCCTGCTGCTGGGGGGATAACCAGGTAGCCTTCCATGGAGACAACGAGAACGAGGTGTCAAAGCCGGAGGCGGCGACGAGCATCAGGAGGTgcaaggggtgcggccagggcAAGTCCATGGAATTGTTGCTACCGTGCAGGCACCTCTGCATGTGTGTTCCATGCGCGGCCACGGCGAGGGTGTGCCCGGTGTGCGGATGTGCCAAAACCAGCAGCATATGCGTCAACTTGTCCTGA
- the LOC124687080 gene encoding E3 ubiquitin-protein ligase EL5-like codes for MSTAASQPHGSGGGGCCSSGGTLELVAAFTAVCLALYGVILYLNYLYVRWSGGRDGVHRTTGSGAAAGKRGGGGGLDKAALAAMAPVFRFKAEEASAGQQECPVCLGAMQDGDAVRALPGCRHAFHVGCVDVWLCTHATCPVCRARPALPTPVPAPAKATGQPAGRDPDLESQV; via the coding sequence ATGTCGACGGCGGCGTCGCAGCCGCACGGGAGCGGAGGCGGAGGGTGCTGCAGCTCCGGCGGGACGCTGGAGCTCGTGGCGGCGTTCACGGCGGTGTGCCTGGCGCTGTACGGGGTGATCCTGTACCTCAACTACCTGTACGTGCGGTGGAGCGGCGGGCGGGACGGCGTGCACCGGACGACGGGGTCCGGCGCTGCGGCGGGGaagagaggcggcggaggagggctcgacaaggcggcgctggcggccatGGCGCCGGTGTTCAGGTTCAAGGCGGAGGAGGCGTCGGCGGGGCAGCAGGAGTGCCCGGTGTGCCTGGGCGCCATGCAGGACGGCGACGCCGTGCGCGCGCTGCCGGGGTGCAGGCACGCGTTCCACGTCGGGTGTGTCGACGTCTGGCTATGCACGCACGCCACCTGCCCCGTCTGCCGCGCGCGTCCTGCGCTCCCGACTCCGGTGCCGGCGCCGGCCAAGGCAACGGGTCAGCCCGCCGGACGGGACCCAGACCTGGAGAGTCAGGTATAG